In one Aeromicrobium wangtongii genomic region, the following are encoded:
- the holA gene encoding DNA polymerase III subunit delta: MASAFGKILLITGNAEFLADRVRAKAVKVVTAEHPECEVATTTSSGLQPGELAGLTSPSLFSDASALVLTELQDLPDVAQTELLAYAAEPSPDIAVILVHGGGQKGKGLLDKLRKASAVSEVKVEQPKYERDYARWVFTEVRDLGARIDEQAASYLVTAVGQDLRALAGAADQLVANLEPGAHIGTSLVQQYFGGRADVRGYEIADATIDGRIDVALEHARWAESAKIAPVLITSALATGLRSLAKLAGAPDGLRDNELATRIGAPPFKIRTMRQQLRSWDPQGLAAAISAVAQADLDVKGGAADPAFAVERMVLAVAAQRRR; this comes from the coding sequence GTGGCCTCGGCATTCGGCAAGATCCTGCTCATCACCGGCAATGCCGAGTTCCTGGCCGACCGGGTGCGGGCCAAGGCCGTCAAGGTCGTGACCGCCGAGCACCCCGAGTGCGAGGTCGCCACCACGACCTCGTCGGGGCTGCAGCCCGGCGAGCTCGCCGGCCTCACCAGCCCATCGCTGTTCAGCGATGCCAGCGCCCTGGTGCTGACCGAGCTGCAGGACCTCCCCGATGTCGCGCAGACCGAGCTGCTGGCGTATGCCGCTGAGCCGTCGCCGGACATCGCGGTGATCCTGGTGCACGGCGGCGGGCAGAAGGGCAAGGGCCTGCTCGACAAGCTGCGCAAGGCTTCCGCGGTGAGCGAGGTCAAGGTCGAGCAGCCCAAGTACGAGCGTGACTACGCGCGCTGGGTGTTCACCGAGGTCCGCGACCTGGGCGCCCGCATCGACGAGCAGGCAGCCAGCTATCTGGTCACGGCGGTGGGTCAGGACCTGCGGGCCCTGGCCGGCGCGGCCGACCAGCTGGTGGCCAATCTCGAGCCCGGCGCGCACATCGGCACCTCACTGGTGCAGCAGTACTTCGGCGGACGGGCCGACGTCCGCGGCTACGAGATCGCCGACGCCACGATCGACGGACGCATCGACGTCGCCCTCGAGCACGCCCGCTGGGCGGAGTCGGCCAAGATCGCGCCCGTGCTCATCACCAGCGCCCTGGCGACCGGCCTGCGGTCCCTGGCCAAGCTGGCCGGTGCGCCCGACGGCCTGCGCGACAACGAGCTCGCCACCCGCATCGGCGCTCCGCCGTTCAAGATCCGCACGATGCGCCAGCAGCTGCGCAGCTGGGACCCCCAGGGCTTGGCGGCCGCGATCTCCGCGGTCGCGCAGGCCGATCTGGACGTGAAGGGCGGCGCGGCCGATCCGGCCTTCGCCGTCGAGCGGATGGTGCTCGCGGTCGCTGCCCAACGGCGCCGCTGA
- a CDS encoding DUF418 domain-containing protein, which yields MARAPRVDAVDVARGVALLGMMFVHLGPRWTEQNPPIGQMIAGGRAAPLFALLAGVALSLVHRRDPRGTGSVTATCIRGVVLIVLGLVLGSLNGMPVYVILAFYGLLIVMALPFRRLPARTLIPLGLVWAVVAPVLLLWLQIEHGPVVSDQAELSDAWPPWNLLAELVVWGEYPAGVWFAYVLVGLGIGRLDLGDLRTSLRVLAGGALLLAGSLVIGAAAIARGVFDDLAVQGWRQLFVLSPYPYAPASWPELWLVGEHTSRPLNVLGAIGSALVVIGLCALATRAPWGRTVLSPLRAAGAMTLTLYTVHVLWTWRLAVHAADSVDPAAQIGSYGDWLLQVVVLGTFAVVWRRWVGRGPLESAVRLISLPQTWQWERKNAPDDEVRGVSATAERSED from the coding sequence ATGGCCCGGGCGCCCCGTGTCGACGCGGTCGACGTCGCCCGCGGGGTGGCTCTGCTGGGCATGATGTTCGTCCACCTGGGTCCGCGGTGGACGGAGCAGAACCCGCCCATCGGGCAGATGATCGCCGGTGGCCGGGCGGCGCCCCTGTTCGCGCTGCTGGCCGGCGTCGCGCTGTCCCTGGTGCACCGGCGCGATCCGCGCGGCACCGGCTCGGTCACCGCGACGTGCATCCGTGGTGTGGTTCTGATCGTGCTGGGACTGGTGCTGGGCTCGCTGAACGGCATGCCGGTCTACGTGATCCTGGCCTTCTACGGGCTGCTGATCGTCATGGCGCTGCCGTTCCGGCGTCTGCCCGCCCGCACGCTGATCCCGCTGGGGCTGGTGTGGGCGGTCGTCGCACCGGTGCTCCTGCTGTGGCTGCAGATCGAGCACGGGCCCGTCGTGTCCGACCAGGCCGAGCTGTCCGATGCGTGGCCACCGTGGAACCTGCTGGCTGAGCTGGTGGTCTGGGGGGAGTATCCCGCCGGGGTGTGGTTCGCCTACGTGCTGGTGGGTCTGGGCATCGGCCGGCTCGATCTGGGCGACTTGCGCACCTCGCTGCGCGTGCTGGCCGGTGGCGCACTGCTGCTCGCCGGTTCACTGGTGATCGGGGCCGCCGCCATCGCCCGGGGCGTGTTCGACGACTTGGCCGTCCAGGGCTGGCGTCAGCTGTTCGTGCTGTCGCCGTATCCGTACGCACCGGCGTCGTGGCCCGAGCTGTGGCTCGTCGGCGAGCACACCTCACGGCCGCTCAACGTCCTCGGCGCGATCGGCTCGGCGCTGGTCGTGATCGGTCTGTGCGCGCTGGCCACGCGGGCGCCCTGGGGCAGGACCGTCCTGTCGCCGCTGCGTGCCGCCGGGGCGATGACGTTGACGCTGTACACGGTCCACGTGCTCTGGACGTGGCGGTTGGCGGTCCATGCGGCCGACAGCGTCGACCCGGCTGCGCAGATCGGCAGCTACGGCGACTGGCTGCTGCAGGTCGTCGTCCTGGGGACGTTCGCGGTCGTGTGGCGCCGGTGGGTGGGGCGCGGTCCGCTGGAGAGCGCCGTCCGGCTCATCTCCCTGCCGCAGACCTGGCAGTGGGAACGCAAGAACGCCCCGGACGACGAGGTCCGGGGCGTGTCTGCGACCGCTGAGCGGTCAGAGGACTGA
- the rpsT gene encoding 30S ribosomal protein S20, with the protein MANIKSQIKRNRQNELARERNKSVRSALKTAVRRFEEAVTAGNTDDAKKLAGEATRKLDKAASKKVIHKNQAANRKSAIAKKAAAL; encoded by the coding sequence GTGGCGAATATCAAGTCGCAGATCAAGCGCAACCGCCAGAACGAGCTGGCTCGTGAGCGCAACAAGTCCGTGCGCTCCGCGCTGAAGACGGCCGTCCGCCGCTTCGAGGAGGCTGTCACGGCCGGCAACACCGACGACGCCAAGAAGCTCGCCGGTGAGGCCACCCGCAAGCTGGACAAGGCTGCCTCCAAGAAGGTCATCCACAAGAACCAGGCGGCCAACCGCAAGTCGGCCATCGCCAAGAAGGCCGCGGCGCTCTGA
- the lepA gene encoding translation elongation factor 4, translating to MSTRPVPQPGATDPKVLRNFCIIAHIDHGKSTLADRMLQHTGVVDGRDMKAQYLDRMDIERERGITIKSQAVRMPFVKSSGDDAGEVYILNMIDTPGHVDFTYEVSRSLEACEGAVLLVDAAQGIEAQTLANLYLAIDADLDIIPVLNKIDLPGAQPEKYAEEIAGIIGGNPDDVLRVSAKTGQGVEELLNLIVDEIPPPKGDPDGPARALIFDSVYDTYRGVVTYVRVVDGKLSHRDKIKMMSTGAVHEMLEVGVISPEPMKSPDLGVGEVGYLITGVKEVRQSRVGDTVTSHIRGATEPLGGYKTPNPMVYSGLYPLDGDDYPTLRDALEKLQLNDAALVYEPESSGALGFGFRIGFLGLLHLEIVRERLEREFNLELISTAPNVVYRVEMEDGKEITVTNPSEYPSDGKIAKVYEPVVRATVLSPSDYIGVIMELCQARRGVLLGMDYLSEDRVEIKYTLPMGEIMFDFFDALKSRTKGYASLDYEPTGEQAADLVKVDVLLQGEVVDAFSAIVHRDNAYAYGVSLAGKLKELIPRQQFEVPIQAAIGARVIARENIRAIRKDVLAKCYGGDISRKRKLLEKQKEGKKRMKMVGRVEVPQEAFIAALSTGDVDKK from the coding sequence ATGAGCACCCGCCCCGTACCCCAGCCCGGGGCCACCGACCCGAAGGTCCTGCGCAACTTCTGCATCATCGCGCACATCGACCACGGAAAGTCGACGTTGGCCGACCGCATGCTGCAGCACACCGGCGTGGTCGACGGCCGCGACATGAAGGCCCAGTACCTCGACCGGATGGACATCGAGCGCGAGCGCGGCATCACGATCAAGAGCCAGGCCGTCCGCATGCCGTTCGTCAAGAGCAGCGGCGATGACGCCGGCGAGGTGTACATCCTGAACATGATCGACACCCCGGGACACGTCGACTTCACCTATGAGGTCAGCCGCAGCCTGGAGGCGTGCGAGGGGGCCGTGCTGCTGGTCGACGCGGCGCAGGGCATCGAGGCGCAGACGCTGGCGAACCTGTACCTGGCGATCGACGCCGACCTGGACATCATCCCGGTGCTCAACAAGATCGACCTGCCCGGCGCACAGCCGGAGAAGTACGCCGAGGAGATCGCCGGCATCATCGGCGGCAACCCCGATGACGTCCTGCGCGTGTCGGCCAAGACCGGCCAGGGCGTCGAGGAGCTGCTCAACCTGATCGTCGACGAGATCCCGCCGCCGAAGGGCGATCCCGACGGCCCGGCGCGCGCGCTGATCTTCGACTCGGTCTACGACACCTACCGCGGCGTCGTGACGTACGTCCGCGTCGTCGACGGCAAGCTCAGCCACCGCGACAAGATCAAGATGATGTCGACCGGCGCGGTCCACGAGATGCTCGAGGTCGGCGTCATCTCGCCCGAGCCGATGAAGTCACCCGATCTGGGCGTCGGTGAGGTGGGCTACCTCATCACCGGAGTGAAGGAGGTCCGCCAGTCCCGGGTCGGCGACACCGTGACGTCCCACATCCGCGGCGCCACCGAGCCGCTCGGCGGCTACAAGACCCCCAACCCGATGGTCTACTCGGGCCTCTACCCGCTGGACGGCGACGACTACCCGACGCTGCGCGACGCCCTCGAGAAGCTCCAGCTCAACGACGCGGCGCTGGTGTACGAGCCGGAGTCGTCCGGAGCGCTGGGCTTCGGCTTCCGCATCGGCTTCCTCGGCCTGCTGCACCTGGAGATCGTCCGCGAGCGGCTCGAGCGCGAGTTCAACCTCGAGCTGATCTCGACCGCGCCCAACGTCGTCTACCGCGTCGAGATGGAGGACGGCAAGGAGATCACGGTCACCAACCCGTCGGAGTACCCGTCCGACGGCAAGATCGCGAAGGTCTACGAGCCCGTCGTGCGCGCCACGGTCCTGAGCCCGTCGGACTACATCGGCGTCATCATGGAGCTGTGTCAGGCGCGTCGTGGCGTGCTGCTGGGCATGGACTACCTGTCCGAGGACCGCGTCGAGATCAAGTACACGCTGCCCATGGGCGAGATCATGTTCGACTTCTTCGACGCCCTCAAGAGCCGCACGAAGGGCTATGCCTCGCTGGACTACGAGCCGACGGGCGAGCAGGCAGCCGACCTGGTCAAGGTCGACGTGCTGCTGCAGGGCGAGGTCGTCGACGCGTTCAGCGCGATCGTGCACCGCGACAACGCCTACGCCTACGGGGTCTCGCTGGCCGGCAAGCTCAAGGAGCTCATCCCACGCCAGCAGTTCGAGGTGCCGATCCAGGCCGCGATCGGTGCCCGGGTCATCGCCCGCGAGAACATCCGCGCGATCCGCAAGGACGTGCTCGCCAAGTGCTACGGCGGCGACATCAGCCGCAAGCGCAAGCTGTTGGAGAAGCAGAAGGAGGGCAAGAAGCGCATGAAGATGGTGGGCCGCGTCGAGGTCCCGCAGGAAGCCTTCATCGCTGCCCTCTCCACGGGCGACGTCGACAAGAAGTAG
- a CDS encoding MOSC domain-containing protein, with translation MAVVESINVGPAVAVPWGKYKWSAIDKRPADGPVHLRTHGVDGDEIGDLVNHGGPDQAVYAYAAEDLQTWSGELGRELRPGQFGENLTTRGIDLTHAHGGDRWRIGGALLEVSGVRIPCSVFQGFLDEKHWVKRFMQARRPGVYLRVLEEGPVAVGDRIDVVEQRDHEVTIDFLFRALTTERALVPRLAVEPRVAAFVARRLGEGRNDPAK, from the coding sequence GTGGCAGTCGTCGAGTCGATCAACGTGGGCCCGGCGGTGGCGGTGCCGTGGGGCAAGTACAAGTGGAGCGCGATCGACAAGCGTCCCGCCGACGGACCGGTGCACCTGCGGACGCATGGCGTCGACGGCGACGAGATCGGCGACCTGGTCAACCACGGCGGACCCGACCAGGCGGTGTACGCCTATGCCGCCGAGGACCTGCAGACCTGGTCCGGCGAGCTGGGACGCGAGCTGCGTCCCGGGCAGTTCGGTGAGAACCTCACGACGCGGGGGATCGACCTGACCCACGCGCACGGTGGCGACCGGTGGCGGATCGGCGGGGCGCTGCTGGAGGTGTCGGGCGTCCGCATCCCGTGCTCGGTGTTTCAGGGGTTTCTGGACGAGAAGCACTGGGTCAAGCGGTTCATGCAGGCGCGCCGCCCCGGCGTGTACCTGCGGGTGCTCGAGGAGGGACCGGTCGCCGTGGGGGACCGGATCGACGTCGTCGAGCAGCGCGACCACGAGGTCACGATCGACTTCCTGTTCCGTGCCCTGACGACCGAGCGGGCGCTGGTGCCCCGGCTGGCGGTCGAGCCGCGGGTCGCCGCCTTCGTCGCCCGCCGGTTGGGTGAAGGTCGCAACGACCCCGCGAAGTGA
- a CDS encoding AMP-dependent synthetase/ligase, whose protein sequence is MPAPVVTPEQLAIIENRPTSVSAMFFDRVTKSGSREAYRYPDENENWQSLTWSETGDRVSRLAAGLISLGIQPEERVAISSNTRLEWILADLAINAAGAATTTVYPTTMADDVAYILADSDSRIVFAEDDEQVAKLRQKHSELPSIVKVVVFDGTSDGDWVISFADLEKLGEGYLAEKPSSVQDRVAQTTGDSLATLIYTSGTTGRPKGVRLSHDGWVYEGYVMVAANILSEDDLQFLWLPMAHSFGKVLLTTQLAIGFPTAIDGRVPRIVDNLAVVQPTFMGAAPRIFEKAYGRIIGMTEADGGAKLKIFRWAEKVGIEYSRAVRSGKPVSPVLKAKFGLADKLVFSKVRARFGGRVRFFISGAAALSPDIAEWFHAAGVLILEGYGLTETSAGAFVNQPDNFKIGSVGTAFPGSEAKIAADGEVLIKGPHIMRGYHNLETESASSLTDEGWLHTGDEGRIDEDGFLFITGRKKELFKTSGGKYVAPPHIEGIFKGISAMTSQILVHGNERNFCSALITLDPDAVAEWADHHGMGDKSYTEVVRSPEIHALVQGQIDELNTKLNRWETIKKFAILDHDLSIESGEITPSMKVKRNVVEANNKAILDGFYA, encoded by the coding sequence ATGCCTGCTCCAGTTGTCACCCCCGAACAACTAGCCATCATCGAGAACCGTCCAACCAGCGTCTCGGCCATGTTCTTCGACCGGGTGACCAAGAGCGGCTCCCGCGAGGCGTACCGCTATCCCGACGAGAACGAGAACTGGCAGTCGCTCACGTGGAGCGAGACCGGTGACCGCGTCAGCCGCCTCGCCGCGGGACTCATCTCGCTGGGCATCCAGCCCGAGGAGCGGGTGGCCATCTCGTCGAACACGCGCCTGGAGTGGATCCTGGCCGATCTGGCGATCAACGCCGCCGGCGCCGCCACCACGACCGTGTACCCCACGACGATGGCCGACGATGTCGCCTACATCCTGGCCGACTCCGACAGCCGGATCGTGTTCGCCGAGGACGACGAGCAGGTCGCCAAGCTGCGCCAGAAGCACTCCGAGCTGCCGTCGATCGTCAAGGTCGTCGTCTTCGACGGCACGTCCGACGGAGACTGGGTCATCAGCTTCGCCGACCTGGAGAAGCTCGGCGAGGGCTACCTGGCCGAGAAGCCGTCCAGCGTCCAGGACCGGGTCGCTCAGACCACGGGTGACTCGCTCGCGACGCTGATCTACACCTCGGGCACCACGGGCCGGCCCAAGGGCGTCCGGCTGTCCCACGACGGCTGGGTCTACGAGGGCTACGTCATGGTGGCCGCGAACATCCTGTCCGAGGACGATCTGCAGTTCCTGTGGCTGCCGATGGCGCACTCGTTCGGCAAGGTGCTGCTCACGACGCAGCTGGCGATCGGCTTCCCCACCGCGATCGATGGCCGTGTGCCGCGCATCGTGGACAACCTGGCAGTCGTCCAGCCGACGTTCATGGGCGCTGCACCCCGCATCTTCGAGAAGGCCTACGGCCGCATCATCGGCATGACCGAGGCCGACGGCGGCGCGAAGCTCAAGATCTTCCGCTGGGCCGAGAAGGTCGGCATCGAGTACTCGCGGGCGGTCCGCTCGGGCAAGCCGGTCTCCCCGGTGCTGAAGGCCAAGTTCGGCCTGGCCGACAAGCTGGTCTTCTCCAAGGTCCGTGCACGCTTCGGCGGCCGGGTCCGGTTCTTCATCTCCGGTGCCGCGGCGCTGTCGCCCGACATCGCCGAGTGGTTCCACGCCGCAGGCGTCCTGATCCTGGAGGGCTACGGACTCACCGAGACCTCGGCCGGCGCCTTCGTCAACCAGCCCGACAACTTCAAGATCGGCTCGGTCGGCACGGCGTTCCCGGGCAGCGAGGCCAAGATCGCCGCGGACGGCGAGGTGCTCATCAAGGGCCCGCACATCATGCGCGGCTACCACAACCTCGAGACGGAGAGCGCGTCGTCGCTGACCGACGAGGGCTGGCTGCACACGGGTGACGAGGGCCGCATCGACGAGGACGGCTTCTTGTTCATCACCGGCCGCAAGAAGGAGCTGTTCAAGACCTCCGGCGGCAAGTACGTCGCGCCGCCGCACATCGAGGGCATCTTCAAGGGCATCAGCGCCATGACCAGCCAGATCCTGGTCCACGGCAACGAGCGCAACTTCTGCTCGGCGCTCATCACGCTCGACCCCGACGCGGTGGCCGAGTGGGCCGACCACCACGGCATGGGCGACAAGAGCTACACCGAGGTCGTGCGGTCCCCGGAGATCCACGCGCTCGTCCAGGGCCAGATCGACGAGCTCAACACCAAGCTCAACCGTTGGGAGACGATCAAGAAGTTCGCGATCCTCGACCACGACCTGTCGATCGAGTCCGGCGAGATCACGCCGAGCATGAAGGTCAAGCGCAATGTCGTCGAAGCCAACAACAAGGCGATTCTGGACGGCTTCTACGCTTAG
- the hemW gene encoding radical SAM family heme chaperone HemW: protein MNSTQGPLPTPGGRASVIAGARPFGVYVHVPFCRVRCGYCDFNTYTADELGEGATRASYADTAISEIVRSGAERGRRPVETVFFGGGTPTQLPSSDLVRILDAIDDTFGLVDGVEVTTEANPDSVTPESLATLKAGGFTRISFGVQSAVPHVLATLERTHDPANVPQAVRWAREAGFEQLSVDLIYGTPGESMDDWRASLEQAIALEPDHVSAYALIVEQGTAFARKVRRGEVVMPDDDETADKYVLADEMLTAAGLGWYELSNWARDEAAWCRHNVLYWHSDDWLGIGPGAHSHVAGERWWNVKHPAAYAQRLAAGESPRHDGESIDGATARVERIMLETRLRSGLDLSALTAAALAEVPDVVGRGLADVHDDHLVLTRPGRLLADAVVRQLVD from the coding sequence GTGAACTCGACCCAAGGCCCGCTCCCCACACCAGGGGGGCGGGCCTCCGTGATTGCGGGTGCGCGCCCCTTCGGCGTCTACGTCCACGTCCCGTTCTGCCGGGTGCGCTGCGGCTACTGCGACTTCAACACGTACACCGCCGACGAGCTGGGGGAGGGCGCGACGCGGGCCTCGTACGCCGACACCGCGATCAGCGAGATCGTCCGCTCCGGCGCCGAGCGGGGACGGCGTCCCGTCGAGACGGTGTTCTTCGGCGGGGGCACGCCCACGCAGCTGCCCTCGTCGGACCTGGTGCGCATCCTCGACGCGATCGACGACACCTTCGGCCTCGTGGACGGTGTCGAGGTGACCACCGAGGCCAATCCGGACTCGGTCACACCGGAGTCGCTGGCGACGCTGAAGGCCGGCGGCTTCACCCGCATCTCCTTCGGCGTGCAGTCCGCGGTGCCGCACGTGCTGGCGACGCTGGAGCGCACCCATGACCCGGCCAACGTCCCGCAGGCGGTGCGGTGGGCGCGGGAGGCCGGCTTCGAGCAGCTCAGCGTCGACCTGATCTACGGGACGCCCGGCGAGTCGATGGACGACTGGCGCGCGAGCCTCGAGCAGGCCATCGCGCTGGAGCCCGATCACGTCAGCGCCTACGCCCTGATCGTCGAGCAGGGCACGGCCTTCGCCCGCAAGGTGCGTCGCGGCGAGGTCGTCATGCCCGATGACGACGAGACCGCCGACAAGTACGTCCTGGCCGACGAGATGCTGACCGCGGCGGGGCTCGGCTGGTACGAGCTGTCGAACTGGGCGCGCGACGAGGCCGCCTGGTGCCGGCACAACGTCCTGTACTGGCACAGCGACGACTGGCTGGGCATCGGCCCCGGCGCGCACTCGCACGTGGCAGGTGAGCGCTGGTGGAACGTCAAGCACCCGGCCGCCTACGCGCAGCGACTCGCGGCGGGCGAGTCCCCGCGGCACGACGGCGAGAGCATCGACGGCGCCACCGCCCGGGTCGAGCGCATCATGCTGGAGACCCGGCTGCGCTCCGGGCTGGACCTGTCGGCGCTGACCGCAGCCGCCCTCGCCGAGGTGCCCGATGTCGTGGGCCGCGGCCTGGCGGACGTCCACGACGACCATCTCGTCCTGACCCGGCCCGGTCGCCTCCTGGCCGACGCCGTCGTCCGCCAGCTCGTCGACTGA
- a CDS encoding DUF3097 domain-containing protein → MADRYGSDVLSGDWKKPKRGRSEEVVVERGMVVEDATTGFCGEVMVVEKDLGMMILEDRRLVRRSFPLGPGYLLEGKPVVLRPPSAATKALAKRTASGSRAVHGARARVALPSRIYVEGRHDAELVERVWGDDLRIEGVAVEYLGGIDDLAAIVDEFGPTAERRLGVLVDHLVPGSKETRIAEQVSGRPHVLVVGHPYIDVWQSVKPARLGVERWPVIPRGQDWKYGICREMGWPHKDQTDIANAWKHILSKVDSYTDLEPEFLGRVEELIDFVTAPV, encoded by the coding sequence ATGGCTGACCGGTACGGCAGCGACGTCCTGTCCGGCGACTGGAAGAAGCCCAAGCGAGGACGCTCCGAGGAGGTCGTCGTCGAGCGCGGCATGGTCGTCGAGGACGCCACCACGGGCTTCTGCGGCGAGGTCATGGTCGTGGAGAAGGACCTCGGCATGATGATCCTGGAGGACCGGCGCCTCGTGCGGCGCTCGTTCCCGCTCGGGCCGGGCTACCTGCTGGAGGGCAAGCCGGTCGTCCTGCGTCCACCGTCCGCGGCGACCAAGGCGCTGGCGAAGCGGACGGCGTCCGGCTCCCGCGCGGTGCACGGCGCCCGGGCGCGGGTGGCGCTGCCCAGCCGCATCTACGTGGAGGGCCGGCACGACGCCGAGCTGGTCGAGCGGGTGTGGGGCGACGACCTGCGCATCGAGGGCGTCGCGGTGGAGTACCTGGGCGGCATCGACGACCTGGCCGCGATCGTGGACGAGTTCGGGCCGACCGCCGAGCGGCGCCTCGGCGTCCTGGTCGACCACCTGGTGCCCGGCTCGAAGGAGACCCGGATCGCCGAGCAGGTCTCCGGACGGCCGCACGTGCTCGTGGTCGGCCACCCGTACATCGACGTCTGGCAGTCGGTGAAGCCCGCCCGCCTGGGCGTCGAGCGATGGCCTGTCATCCCCCGTGGGCAGGACTGGAAGTACGGCATCTGCCGCGAGATGGGCTGGCCGCACAAGGACCAGACCGACATCGCGAACGCCTGGAAGCACATCCTCAGCAAGGTCGACTCCTACACCGACCTGGAGCCGGAGTTCCTCGGCCGCGTCGAGGAGCTCATCGACTTCGTGACCGCCCCCGTCTAG
- the hrcA gene encoding heat-inducible transcriptional repressor HrcA, with protein sequence MSDDRRLDVLRAIVEDYVATQEPVGSRSLLDRHQLGVSPATVRNDMAALEDEGYLTQPHTSAGRIPTDKGYRLFVDRLATVKALSPAERRAIETFMNGAVDVDDVVQRSVKVLAQLTNQVAIVQYPSLTRSTVRHIELVALEGSRVLLVVITSSGRVEQRIIELVETLTDDLLVDLRSRITRATVGERLPEASLRLADMIQTFAINDRPVVTSIVTTLTQTFTNERSDERIAVGGTANLARFGSDFDTAIKPVLEAMEEQVVLLKLLGEATSGLSVRIGSETGHENLSGTAVVSSAYGADDMALATLGTVGPTRMDYPATMAAVGAVARYVGRTLADN encoded by the coding sequence ATGTCTGACGACCGTCGGCTCGACGTGCTCCGTGCCATCGTCGAGGACTACGTGGCGACCCAGGAGCCCGTCGGCTCACGATCGCTGCTGGACCGCCACCAGCTGGGCGTCTCGCCCGCGACGGTCCGCAACGACATGGCGGCGTTGGAGGACGAGGGCTACCTGACCCAGCCGCACACCAGCGCGGGCCGCATCCCCACCGACAAGGGCTACCGGTTGTTCGTCGACCGGCTGGCGACCGTCAAGGCCCTGTCTCCCGCCGAGCGCCGCGCGATCGAGACCTTCATGAACGGCGCGGTCGACGTCGACGACGTCGTCCAACGCAGCGTCAAGGTGCTGGCCCAGCTGACCAACCAGGTCGCGATCGTCCAGTACCCGTCGCTGACCCGGTCGACCGTGCGCCACATCGAGCTGGTCGCCCTCGAGGGGTCTCGCGTGCTGCTGGTGGTCATCACGAGCAGCGGGCGCGTCGAGCAGCGCATCATCGAGCTGGTCGAGACCCTGACCGACGACCTGCTGGTCGACCTGCGCTCGCGCATCACCCGCGCGACCGTCGGCGAGCGGCTGCCGGAGGCATCGCTGCGGCTCGCCGACATGATCCAGACCTTCGCGATCAACGACCGCCCGGTCGTGACGTCGATCGTCACGACGCTGACGCAGACATTCACCAACGAGCGGTCCGATGAGCGCATCGCCGTCGGCGGCACCGCCAACCTGGCCCGGTTCGGCAGCGACTTCGACACCGCGATCAAGCCGGTGCTGGAGGCGATGGAGGAGCAGGTCGTGCTCCTCAAGTTGCTGGGCGAGGCGACCAGTGGCCTGTCGGTCCGCATCGGCAGCGAGACCGGCCATGAGAACCTGTCAGGCACGGCGGTCGTGTCGTCGGCGTACGGCGCGGACGACATGGCGCTCGCGACGCTCGGCACGGTCGGCCCCACCCGCATGGACTACCCCGCAACGATGGCTGCTGTCGGCGCC